One segment of Platichthys flesus chromosome 15, fPlaFle2.1, whole genome shotgun sequence DNA contains the following:
- the mink1 gene encoding misshapen-like kinase 1 isoform X3, with product MSENAPTRSLDDIDLAALRDPAGIFELVEVVGNGTYGQVYKGRHVKTGQLAAIKVMDVTEEEEEEIKAEINMLKKYSHHRNIATYYGAFVKKSPPGHDDQLWLVMEFCGAGSVTDLVKNTKGSSLKEDWIAYICREILRGLSHLHAHKVIHRDIKGQNVLLTENAEVKLVDFGVSAQLDRTVGRRNTFIGTPYWMAPEVIACDENPDSTYDYRSDIWSLGITAIEMAEGAPPLCDMHPMRALFLIPRNPPPKLKSKKWSKKFIDFIEGCLVKTYTSRPSTEQLLKHSFIRDQPTERQVRIQLKDHIDRTRKKRGEKEETEYEYSGSDEEDENRGEDRESSSILNVPGESTLRRDFQRLQQENKERSEAHKRQQAQLAAQRRDPEEHKRQLLHDRQKRIEEQKEQRRRLEEQQRKEREMVRQQDKGPHRRLDDMRREEDRRLAEREQEFIRHKLEEEQRQLEILQQQLLQEQALLMEYKRKQLEEQRQSERLQRQLQQEHAYLVSLQQQQQEKKPQLYHYNKNLESNNKPTWAREVEERSKLNRQGSPKICTTVSDTAIQSRSDSISQSGVVQSAQTPPMQRPVEPQGGQGKFQMAHLVPLKPYAAPVPRSQSLCDQPTKTMSAFPTQDPSLTPSPRPIHSRELVRQNSDPTSETPVPQAHQIREDRGPWIRLPDVELPPKVPQRTASIATALNTNLTSGIRHPVRASNPDLSRNDRWERGDSMSIISNLPQTGSLERHRILSSSKMESPILSHDSRHKPGESRTSSRPGRPADHGLFAKERAEEQPRPPVKANDYSSSSESSESSEESESGEGPEEEESPTDRHRDADTDSVNTMVVHEIEGEVGDGEQAGGYGDQTMLVQRTPEKRSHNGYTNLPDVVQPSHSPTETATQSSPGKDSVYDYQSRGLVKASGKSSFTTFVDLGMYHSPGGAGDNMSITGSRFEQLKMEVRKGSMVNVNPTNTRPPNDTPEIRKYKKRFNAEILCAALWGVNLLVGTENGLKLLDRSGQGKVYPLINSRRFQQMDVLEGLNLLITISGKKNKVRVYYLAWLRNKILHNDPEVEKKQGWTTVGEMEGCVHYKVVKYERIKFLVIALKNAVEVYAWAPKPYHKFMAFKSFADLPHRPVLVDLTVEEGQRLKVIYGSCAGFHAIDVDSGNNYDIYIPVHIQSHVLPHAIVFLPSSDGMEMLLCYEDEGVYVNTYGRIIKDVVLQWGEMPTSVAHICSNQIMGWGEKAIEIRSVETGHLDGVFMHKRAQRLKFLCERNDKVFFASVRSGGSSQVYFMTLNRNCIMNW from the exons GATCCAGCAGGGATCTTTGAGCTGGTCGAGGTTGTCGGCAATGGAACATATGGGCAGGTGTATAAG GGCCGTCATGTGAAGACAGGCCAGCTGGCTGCCATCAAGGTGATGGATGttactgaggaggaagaagaggaaatcaaAGCAGAAATCAACATGCTGAAGAAATACAGCCACCACCGCAACATAGCCACGTACTACGGTGCCTTCGTGAAGAAGAGTCCACCAGGACACGATGACCAACTATGG CTGGTGATGGAGTTCTGTGGGGCGGGATCGGTAACTGACCtggttaaaaacacaaagggtAGCTCTCTGAAGGAGGACTGGATTGCTTACATCTGCAGAGAGATCCTAAGG GGCCTTTCTCACCTCCACGCCCATAAAGTCATCCACAGAGACATCAAGGGCCAGAATGTGTTGCTGACTGAGAACGCAGAGGTCAAACTTG TTGATTTTGGGGTGAGTGCTCAGTTGGACAGGACCGTCGGGCGTAGGAACACCTTCATTGGGACACCTTACTGGATGGCACCAGAGGTCATTGCCTGTGATGAGAATCCTGACTCCACCTACGATTACAGG AGTGATATCTGGTCCTTGGGGATCACAGCTATTGAGATGGCAGAGGGAGCTCCTC CCCTGTGTGACATGCACCCGATGAGAGCCCTCTTCCTGATTCCTAGGAATCCCCCGCCAAAACTTAAATCCAAAAAATG gTCCAAGAAATTCATTGACTTTATCGAGGGCTGTCTTGTGAAGACGTATACCAGTCGACCATCCACAGAACAGCTGCTCAAGCACTCCTTCATCAGGGACCAGCCCACTGAGCGCCAGGTTCGAATTCAGCTCAAAGACCACATTGACCGCACGCGCAAGAAAAGGGGGGAGAAAG AAGAGACAGAGTATGAGTATAGTGGtagtgatgaagaggatgaaaacCGTGGAGAAGACCGCGAGTCAAG TTCAATCCTCAATGTACCTGGTGAGTCCACCCTGAGGCGGGACTTCCAGCGTTTGCAGCAGGAGAACAAAGAGCGCTCGGAGGCTCACAAGAGGCAGCAGGCCCAACTGGCTGCTCAGCGCCGGGACCCCGAGGAACACAAGAGGCAACTGTTGCATGACAGACAAAAACGCATTGAGGAGCAGAAGGAACAGCGCCGCAGACTTGAAGAG CAACAGAGAAAAGAGCGAGAGATGGTGAGGCAGCAAGATAAAGGTCCCCACCGGAGACTCGACGATATGAGACGGGAGGAAGACAGAAGGTTGGCTGAGAGGGAGCAG GAGTTCATCAGACATAAATTAGAAGAAGAGCAACGACAGTTAGAAATCCTTCAGCAGCAGTTGCTTCAGGAGCAGGCACTGCTTATG GAGTATAAGCGtaagcagctggaggagcagcgtCAGTCAGAGCGTCTCCagaggcagctgcagcaggagcatgCCTACCTGGTGTCgctgcaacaacagcagcaagaAAAGAAGCCCCAGCTCTACCACTACAACAAAAACCTTGAGTCCAACAACAAACCCACTTGGGCTCGTGAG gtggaggagagaagtaAACTCAACAGACAGGGCTCTCCAAAAATCTGCACCACTGTCTCTGACACTGCCATCCAGTCGCGCTCTGACTCTATCAGCCAGTCAGGAGTGGTCCAGTCTGCTCAGACTCCACCGATGCAGAGGCCCGTTGAACCCCAAGGAGGACAGGGCAAG ttcCAGATGGCTCACTTGGTTCCTCTGAAGCCTTATGCTGCCCCTGTTCCTCGCTCCCAGTCCCTCTGCGACCAACCTACTAAGACAATGTCCGCCTTCCCCACCCAGGATCCCTCACTCACCCCCAGCCCCCGCCCCATCCACTCTAGAGAGTTGGTGCGTCAAAACTCTGACCCCACTTCTGAAACCCCGGTACCACAGGCACACCAAATCAGAGAGGATCGTGGGCCCTGGATCCGCCTGCCAGATGTGGAACTCCCGCCTAAG GTTCCCCAAAGGACAGCGTCTATTGCCACAGCTCTCAACACCAACCTCACCTCTGGCATAAGGCATCCAGTAAGAGCCAG CAATCCAGATCTCAGCCGCAATGATCgctgggagagaggagacagtaTGAGCATCATATCCAATCTGCCCCAGACTGGCTCTCTTGAGAGGCATCGCATTCTCA GTTCCTCCAAAATGGAATCGCCCATTCTCTCGCACGATAGCCGCCATAAGCCAGGGGAGTCCCGCACCTCCTCCCGCCCCGGGCGTCCTGCT GACCATGGTCTCTTTGCCAAGGAGCGAGCTGAGGAGCAGCCAAGGCCACCAGTCAAGGCCAACGACTACTCCTCGTCTTCTGAGAGCAGCGAGAGCAGTGAGGAGAGTGAGAGTGGCGAGggaccagaggaggaagaaagccCCACAGATCG TCACAGGGATGCAGACACCGATTCAGTCAACACAATGGTGGTTCATGAAATCGAAGGCGAGGTGGGAGATGGAGAGCAAGCTGGTGGCTATGGGGATCAGACCATGCTGGTGCAGAGG aCCCCAGAGAAACGGAGCCATAATGGATACACTAACTTGCCTGATGTGGTGCAGCCCTCCCACTCCCCCACTGAGACAGCCACTCAATCTTCCCCTGGGAAAGACTCTGTTTATGAT tATCAGTCCAGAGGTTTAGTTAAAGCATCTGGCAAGTCCTCCTTCACCACCTTTGTGGATCTGGGCATGTACCATTcaccaggaggagcaggggataACATGTCTATCACCG GCTCCAGGTTTGAGCAGCTGAAGATGGAGGTGAGAAAAGGATCCATGGTGAATGTCAATCCGACCAACACACGTCCCCCCAATGACACACCTGAGATCCGCAAGTACAAGAAGAGATTCAACGCTGAGATCCTGTGTGCCGCACTTTGGG GTGTGAACCTATTGGTGGGCACAGAGAATGGTTTGAAGCTGCTGGACCGTAGCGGTCAGGGCAAGGTTTACCCCCTCATCAACTCCCGCAGGTTCCAGCAGATGGACGTCCTGGAGGGCCTCAACCTGCTCATCACTATATCAG GCAAGAAAAACAAGGTGCGTGTCTATTACCTGGCCTGGCTGAGGAATAAGATCCTCCACAATGACCCCGAGGTGGAGAAAAAGCAAGGCTGGACTACTGTGGGCGAGATGGAGGGATGCGTGCACTACAAagtgg TGAAATACGAGAGGATAAAGTTCCTGGTGATCGCTCTGAAGAATGCGGTGGAAGTGTATGCTTGGGCGCCCAAACCTTATCACAAATTCATGGCCTTCAAG TCTTTCGCAGACCTCCCACACAGGCCTGTCCTGGTTGACCTAACAGTGGAGGAGGGTCAAAGGTTGAAGGTCATTTATGGCTCTTGTGCTGGTTTCCATGCCATTGACGTGGACTCTGGAAACAACTATGATATTTACATCCCTGTGCAT ATTCAGAGCCACGTGTTACCACACGCAATTGTGTTCCTGCCCAGCTCAGATGGCATGGAGATGCTGCTATGCTATGAGGACGAAGGCGTCTATGTCAACACCTACGGACGCATAATCAAGGACGTGGTCCTGCAATGGGGCGAGATGCCCACATCTGTTG CTCATATCTGCTCCAATCAGATCATGGGCTGGGGAGAAAAGGCCATAGAGATCCGCTCAGTGGAGACTGGACACCTGGATGGTGTGTTCATGCACAAAAGAGCTCAGAGGCTGAAGTTCCTTTGTGAGAGAAATGACAAG GTATTTTTTGCATCGGTGCGATCAGGAGGCAGCAGCCAGGTGTACTTCATGACATTGAACAGGAACTGCATCATGAACTGGTGA
- the mink1 gene encoding misshapen-like kinase 1 isoform X1 produces MSENAPTRSLDDIDLAALRDPAGIFELVEVVGNGTYGQVYKGRHVKTGQLAAIKVMDVTEEEEEEIKAEINMLKKYSHHRNIATYYGAFVKKSPPGHDDQLWLVMEFCGAGSVTDLVKNTKGSSLKEDWIAYICREILRGLSHLHAHKVIHRDIKGQNVLLTENAEVKLVDFGVSAQLDRTVGRRNTFIGTPYWMAPEVIACDENPDSTYDYRSDIWSLGITAIEMAEGAPPLCDMHPMRALFLIPRNPPPKLKSKKWSKKFIDFIEGCLVKTYTSRPSTEQLLKHSFIRDQPTERQVRIQLKDHIDRTRKKRGEKEETEYEYSGSDEEDENRGEDRESSSILNVPGESTLRRDFQRLQQENKERSEAHKRQQAQLAAQRRDPEEHKRQLLHDRQKRIEEQKEQRRRLEEQQRKEREMVRQQDKGPHRRLDDMRREEDRRLAEREQEFIRHKLEEEQRQLEILQQQLLQEQALLMEYKRKQLEEQRQSERLQRQLQQEHAYLVSLQQQQQEKKPQLYHYNKNLESNNKPTWAREVEERSKLNRQGSPKICTTVSDTAIQSRSDSISQSGVVQSAQTPPMQRPVEPQGGQGKFQMAHLVPLKPYAAPVPRSQSLCDQPTKTMSAFPTQDPSLTPSPRPIHSRELVRQNSDPTSETPVPQAHQIREDRGPWIRLPDVELPPKVPQRTASIATALNTNLTSGIRHPVRASNPDLSRNDRWERGDSMSIISNLPQTGSLERHRILSSSKMESPILSHDSRHKPGESRTSSRPGRPASYKRAIGEDHGLFAKERAEEQPRPPVKANDYSSSSESSESSEESESGEGPEEEESPTDRHRDADTDSVNTMVVHEIEGEVGDGEQAGGYGDQTMLVQRTPEKRSHNGYTNLPDVVQPSHSPTETATQSSPGKDSVYDYQSRGLVKASGKSSFTTFVDLGMYHSPGGAGDNMSITGSRFEQLKMEVRKGSMVNVNPTNTRPPNDTPEIRKYKKRFNAEILCAALWGVNLLVGTENGLKLLDRSGQGKVYPLINSRRFQQMDVLEGLNLLITISGKKNKVRVYYLAWLRNKILHNDPEVEKKQGWTTVGEMEGCVHYKVVKYERIKFLVIALKNAVEVYAWAPKPYHKFMAFKSFADLPHRPVLVDLTVEEGQRLKVIYGSCAGFHAIDVDSGNNYDIYIPVHIQSHVLPHAIVFLPSSDGMEMLLCYEDEGVYVNTYGRIIKDVVLQWGEMPTSVAHICSNQIMGWGEKAIEIRSVETGHLDGVFMHKRAQRLKFLCERNDKVFFASVRSGGSSQVYFMTLNRNCIMNW; encoded by the exons GATCCAGCAGGGATCTTTGAGCTGGTCGAGGTTGTCGGCAATGGAACATATGGGCAGGTGTATAAG GGCCGTCATGTGAAGACAGGCCAGCTGGCTGCCATCAAGGTGATGGATGttactgaggaggaagaagaggaaatcaaAGCAGAAATCAACATGCTGAAGAAATACAGCCACCACCGCAACATAGCCACGTACTACGGTGCCTTCGTGAAGAAGAGTCCACCAGGACACGATGACCAACTATGG CTGGTGATGGAGTTCTGTGGGGCGGGATCGGTAACTGACCtggttaaaaacacaaagggtAGCTCTCTGAAGGAGGACTGGATTGCTTACATCTGCAGAGAGATCCTAAGG GGCCTTTCTCACCTCCACGCCCATAAAGTCATCCACAGAGACATCAAGGGCCAGAATGTGTTGCTGACTGAGAACGCAGAGGTCAAACTTG TTGATTTTGGGGTGAGTGCTCAGTTGGACAGGACCGTCGGGCGTAGGAACACCTTCATTGGGACACCTTACTGGATGGCACCAGAGGTCATTGCCTGTGATGAGAATCCTGACTCCACCTACGATTACAGG AGTGATATCTGGTCCTTGGGGATCACAGCTATTGAGATGGCAGAGGGAGCTCCTC CCCTGTGTGACATGCACCCGATGAGAGCCCTCTTCCTGATTCCTAGGAATCCCCCGCCAAAACTTAAATCCAAAAAATG gTCCAAGAAATTCATTGACTTTATCGAGGGCTGTCTTGTGAAGACGTATACCAGTCGACCATCCACAGAACAGCTGCTCAAGCACTCCTTCATCAGGGACCAGCCCACTGAGCGCCAGGTTCGAATTCAGCTCAAAGACCACATTGACCGCACGCGCAAGAAAAGGGGGGAGAAAG AAGAGACAGAGTATGAGTATAGTGGtagtgatgaagaggatgaaaacCGTGGAGAAGACCGCGAGTCAAG TTCAATCCTCAATGTACCTGGTGAGTCCACCCTGAGGCGGGACTTCCAGCGTTTGCAGCAGGAGAACAAAGAGCGCTCGGAGGCTCACAAGAGGCAGCAGGCCCAACTGGCTGCTCAGCGCCGGGACCCCGAGGAACACAAGAGGCAACTGTTGCATGACAGACAAAAACGCATTGAGGAGCAGAAGGAACAGCGCCGCAGACTTGAAGAG CAACAGAGAAAAGAGCGAGAGATGGTGAGGCAGCAAGATAAAGGTCCCCACCGGAGACTCGACGATATGAGACGGGAGGAAGACAGAAGGTTGGCTGAGAGGGAGCAG GAGTTCATCAGACATAAATTAGAAGAAGAGCAACGACAGTTAGAAATCCTTCAGCAGCAGTTGCTTCAGGAGCAGGCACTGCTTATG GAGTATAAGCGtaagcagctggaggagcagcgtCAGTCAGAGCGTCTCCagaggcagctgcagcaggagcatgCCTACCTGGTGTCgctgcaacaacagcagcaagaAAAGAAGCCCCAGCTCTACCACTACAACAAAAACCTTGAGTCCAACAACAAACCCACTTGGGCTCGTGAG gtggaggagagaagtaAACTCAACAGACAGGGCTCTCCAAAAATCTGCACCACTGTCTCTGACACTGCCATCCAGTCGCGCTCTGACTCTATCAGCCAGTCAGGAGTGGTCCAGTCTGCTCAGACTCCACCGATGCAGAGGCCCGTTGAACCCCAAGGAGGACAGGGCAAG ttcCAGATGGCTCACTTGGTTCCTCTGAAGCCTTATGCTGCCCCTGTTCCTCGCTCCCAGTCCCTCTGCGACCAACCTACTAAGACAATGTCCGCCTTCCCCACCCAGGATCCCTCACTCACCCCCAGCCCCCGCCCCATCCACTCTAGAGAGTTGGTGCGTCAAAACTCTGACCCCACTTCTGAAACCCCGGTACCACAGGCACACCAAATCAGAGAGGATCGTGGGCCCTGGATCCGCCTGCCAGATGTGGAACTCCCGCCTAAG GTTCCCCAAAGGACAGCGTCTATTGCCACAGCTCTCAACACCAACCTCACCTCTGGCATAAGGCATCCAGTAAGAGCCAG CAATCCAGATCTCAGCCGCAATGATCgctgggagagaggagacagtaTGAGCATCATATCCAATCTGCCCCAGACTGGCTCTCTTGAGAGGCATCGCATTCTCA GTTCCTCCAAAATGGAATCGCCCATTCTCTCGCACGATAGCCGCCATAAGCCAGGGGAGTCCCGCACCTCCTCCCGCCCCGGGCGTCCTGCT AGCTACAAGAGAGCTATAGGGGAG GACCATGGTCTCTTTGCCAAGGAGCGAGCTGAGGAGCAGCCAAGGCCACCAGTCAAGGCCAACGACTACTCCTCGTCTTCTGAGAGCAGCGAGAGCAGTGAGGAGAGTGAGAGTGGCGAGggaccagaggaggaagaaagccCCACAGATCG TCACAGGGATGCAGACACCGATTCAGTCAACACAATGGTGGTTCATGAAATCGAAGGCGAGGTGGGAGATGGAGAGCAAGCTGGTGGCTATGGGGATCAGACCATGCTGGTGCAGAGG aCCCCAGAGAAACGGAGCCATAATGGATACACTAACTTGCCTGATGTGGTGCAGCCCTCCCACTCCCCCACTGAGACAGCCACTCAATCTTCCCCTGGGAAAGACTCTGTTTATGAT tATCAGTCCAGAGGTTTAGTTAAAGCATCTGGCAAGTCCTCCTTCACCACCTTTGTGGATCTGGGCATGTACCATTcaccaggaggagcaggggataACATGTCTATCACCG GCTCCAGGTTTGAGCAGCTGAAGATGGAGGTGAGAAAAGGATCCATGGTGAATGTCAATCCGACCAACACACGTCCCCCCAATGACACACCTGAGATCCGCAAGTACAAGAAGAGATTCAACGCTGAGATCCTGTGTGCCGCACTTTGGG GTGTGAACCTATTGGTGGGCACAGAGAATGGTTTGAAGCTGCTGGACCGTAGCGGTCAGGGCAAGGTTTACCCCCTCATCAACTCCCGCAGGTTCCAGCAGATGGACGTCCTGGAGGGCCTCAACCTGCTCATCACTATATCAG GCAAGAAAAACAAGGTGCGTGTCTATTACCTGGCCTGGCTGAGGAATAAGATCCTCCACAATGACCCCGAGGTGGAGAAAAAGCAAGGCTGGACTACTGTGGGCGAGATGGAGGGATGCGTGCACTACAAagtgg TGAAATACGAGAGGATAAAGTTCCTGGTGATCGCTCTGAAGAATGCGGTGGAAGTGTATGCTTGGGCGCCCAAACCTTATCACAAATTCATGGCCTTCAAG TCTTTCGCAGACCTCCCACACAGGCCTGTCCTGGTTGACCTAACAGTGGAGGAGGGTCAAAGGTTGAAGGTCATTTATGGCTCTTGTGCTGGTTTCCATGCCATTGACGTGGACTCTGGAAACAACTATGATATTTACATCCCTGTGCAT ATTCAGAGCCACGTGTTACCACACGCAATTGTGTTCCTGCCCAGCTCAGATGGCATGGAGATGCTGCTATGCTATGAGGACGAAGGCGTCTATGTCAACACCTACGGACGCATAATCAAGGACGTGGTCCTGCAATGGGGCGAGATGCCCACATCTGTTG CTCATATCTGCTCCAATCAGATCATGGGCTGGGGAGAAAAGGCCATAGAGATCCGCTCAGTGGAGACTGGACACCTGGATGGTGTGTTCATGCACAAAAGAGCTCAGAGGCTGAAGTTCCTTTGTGAGAGAAATGACAAG GTATTTTTTGCATCGGTGCGATCAGGAGGCAGCAGCCAGGTGTACTTCATGACATTGAACAGGAACTGCATCATGAACTGGTGA